AAACCATGGCACTGTGGCTTAAAAGATTTAACTCAAATGatagcaaaacattttttaatactaATAAAGAGCTTATTCTGCACAATTAGGAAAGAAAGACACCAAACCATTTAAACACAACGTATGTACATTTATGGCTTTATACAGTAATAGCAAAGATTGTTCTTGTGTCTGTAGTACATCAGCATCATCAGGCACTTCTCAGAGTATTGGAACAGGAACATGGAATCCATGGAATCTGCACTGTTACTAAACTCAAGTAGCAAAACGCAGGAGAGCATGACTACGTCCTGACAGGACTCACATGGCCACACCTGGCCACACTGCCAGGCTGGGCACCGCCCTCAAGGAGGAGGCCAAGAGTCACGCCCAGCAGCTTTGTTTGCATAAACCACATTGCGTCTCTCTACTGAATGATTACTCCCAAACTAAAACCAAAAGAGAAACTTCTCATTTAAAAGTCAGTTATAAATTAAGAACTCTTAAGAGCTGGGTGTAAAAATTTCGTGGGGGATGGGAGCATGAACCCAGCAGCTGAGCAAGGGTAAATGTATACCTTTGGAGAACCGTTTCCATTTCAAGCGTCTTCTCTTCTTGGGACGTCCCACTGACTCACTGCTTGCTGGGATGTAACATTTGCTAATTAATTTAGACTGGCGGTTTGTCAAGGCAGAACTTTCCATGTAATATGTCTATTACCTAAATATATTGCATACGCCTATATTACAGAAACaatactttatatttaaaattatttgaatagcTCTATAATACAATATGCTTTTAATAACAGTACAAACCaaggaaaataaatcaaacaagGCTGCATAGGTGATACCATTTGCACATTTCACAAAGCAATCATGTACAATAACTGATAGACTAATTACTCTAGAAAGTCAGTATTTGTACAGAAAAAGAATCACCAGAGGgtcacataatgttttcaaaatagaCGAGGTGCCTTTCACTGGAGTTCATTGTACCCCAGAGAGCTAGCTACCCAGGATTCATGTCAGAATttcaacataaagaaaaaaattgaaaggaaaaaaaaggtatttcacAGATGTGGGAGGaagaaacatcatttttaaagtcACACTGTGAAGCAGAAAGATGCTAATAGCGATGCTAGCGGTCGCTGTCGCTGAGGCTCCTGTGTAATGGCATGGGAGGAGAAGTGGTAGCAGTGGTAACAGAAACACGAGTACTCTGCACCAACAGGTTCTGTTCCATATGCAGGAGGCTCTGCTGAGAGGCACTAGGATATCTAAAACCAGACATATTTTGGAGTGTCCAACAATGAAGATAGCTAGATAGGTGGTTGTTCAATGAATTTCCAAAATAGAAGTTATAGTGGGCGGCTTACCATAGAGCTGGCCTCCTATAGGAAATCTATCAGGGACACTTATATTCTTGTTAAACATGTAGGAAAAACCAAGCCAACAGAGATGCAATTCACAGACAAGACAAAGCAAATGTGATCTGGGCCAAGTACATAGAAATCAGAACCTTCTCCGGCAGGCAAGAGGAACATTTTTGTTCagctgttcattttattttgctgacTTCAGGCATCCACACGACTTGAAAATACCAACACTGTAGGTGGGACACAAAGCCAATTGAGTTGTCAGTTAAAGGTAATTGGAAAATACTAAAACCTAATGATCAGAATTATAGTTTAGGTTGCTAAAGGCTAAAGAAATCCTTATCCTATGCAAAGGCCTTTTAAAAGAATTCAAATATACAACGTATACCTGGTTTGTTGATTTTCAAATTAATTGCCCCAGTTTTTAAACAGGCTCTTTCCTATTTGGTAGCCATCTGTACTCATGAACACAAAGCATCCTACAAATCACTGAAGTCACATTTCTAAATCCCCCGCCTTTGACTTACTCTCTCCATAGTGTGCTATGTAATCTgcaagacagagggaaagaaccATGAAGTGTGAGTGTTAACATACCCCTTCAAGGCAGAACTACAACCCAACCTCCACCTAGACCAACACAGAAGCACAGAATTATGAGGGGAAACATTTGTTGAAGCTCAACTTAAAATGGCTGTTGATTAAAAGCCCCAGTTTGAGAAAGGAGTACTGTGTTAGATGCAGAGCTCCCTTCCTGACCTACAAACATCACAAGGCCTCCCAGGAGTAACTGCCACGACGAGCAGACAGGTATCTATAGAAGACTCAATGCTATGCAGTATGCTTAGTTCACAGAGTAATAGCAgatatgatttctttaaaatacatacataaaaaccTATCAAGTTCTCCTAAACATGAAACGTAAAATGTCCTTAAACTGTACATCACTCTCCTGCCAAAATAGGGCCAGAAACATTGAGTATGCAAGTACTAATTACAATGATTTTAAGATTAGTCAGAAACATCACCAAGCAGCATCCCAAAGTGTACAAACCAGTTAAGCACGTACAAAATTAGTACTAATCCAGTTagaatacaaaatgaaaattatggATGCTGTCTCAAATATCTGGAATTCTACAAATTTACAAGTACACTGTAACAAAGTATACTCTAGGTTTAAGAAAACATTACAGTTCAATATCTATTCCAAAAATGATCTCAAGTCCCAACAATAACATCAAAAATCATTTATCTGGAAATTAGAACCATTTATATGTTTGTACAAATTTGCAAATAACAAAATagacaacaaaaaatagaaaagaccTGTACAAGGCTGGTGTttactctgtttttgttttttgttttttcaaaagagTTTGACAAGTCCATTAATTCAGCAGATTGATGACAGATTACTGGTTCTCATGTGAATTATGTGGCGAAATGAACAGGTTCAAAGCTGTTCAACGAAGGTGCAGAATGGAGAGCTTGGTTCTCTGTGACTCATCAGTTCAGCGGAACACAGGTAGTACAAACAGAAGTTTAACTTACCAAGGACAGGAGACCATCACAGTATTACAAAAAGAGTATAAACTTTCCTTGGACcaaatggatatttaaaaaaacaaaacacacacaaatacaattCTGTAGCTACTGCTTATATACAAAACTTGAAAGCACACCAGGATCTGAAAGTCTTTTCTGCAGTTGCATGGTGTAGTGAGTTTGGCACTTGATTGTAATGAAATTTCCAATGGCACAGTCCTTATCTACAGCAGCACATAACCTGCAAACGCTGGGCAAACATCCTGTACAGGAAAAGTGTCTTTGCTGCCAAGTCTGacgaaagaaaaataaaataaaaaagatttttggtgtgtgtttttttaaatcaagaaaatgaaaagatgggATGAAGGACATCTTTGGACTTCTTCTCAGTTCCTGCTGTCAGACAATCTGAAGTACTTTTAAGTATAGCctaagggaaaaaacaaacacacacaaaataaaaaatatccaaattaaAATCAATGCAACTTAACATGTTGGAGTGACAGACATactgggggaaggggaaatggcTAGAGCTTTCTCAAACAGCTCTGAAATCATTCAATGGGGGAAATTCCACTTAAAAAGCCCTTCAGCATTTgatttatattaaatgtattcatttattgaagagcGACTGAAAAGATGCAGCCATCTAACCGTTAAAATCTTTACAGCAGTTACAGGAACGTTCTGTGTTTAAACTCAAAAGGAAAATTTATAAGCTATAAAAAGGGTGAAGAATGAATAATAAAAGATACCTCTCTGCAAGAGGTAGCTGGTTGACCTTTAAAAAGTCTTAACCATGGAAGACAGATGGCAAGTTACAGTATTCCTCTCTTTTAAGTTCTGTCTGCAGGTCTTCTGATAGCGGGGCCATCTTACCTGCTCAGTAACGCACTCTCAGCCTGACACCCAGCTGTGTGTTGTCGTCTTGACACTATGTGGGAAGCTTTGGTTGGGCAACACATTGTCAAAATTAAAATCCAAAGTGTCTCCATCCATGAGGTCGTTCCGAATGATGGACTCCATGTCACAGTCCAGGCGCTCAATAAACATGCCGTCCAAGTCGCTCGGGAGCTTCTCCTGGTGGAGGATGCCCATCCTGCCATAGCCGTTGCAGCTGCTCAGGGAAGAGTAGCCGCCAAGGGCGCTCATCTGCACGGGGTGAGGCGGAGGCACTGGAAGAGCGGTCTTCACCGGGGCCAGGCGGCTCATAGCCGAGGTGTGGGGCATGGTGTTCACTGCGTGGGGCAAGGCACGGCCATTAACTGCAGAGGTTGGCTGGGCGTGTCCAGGGTGGGAatgggagctggggttcagcattTTGTTATGAGATGCCTGGCTGCCGTAGCTTGGCATGACCGAATTAGGGCCCATCAACACATTTTGGCCCAGGGCCCTACTGTTAGGCGGAGCCACCCCAGGATCAACGGGTGCCATAATGTCATTATGGGGAGGAGAGTCAGAAGTAAGTAACTCCTTcaagagtcctggtgcacaattATACTGATTCATTCCTCCATAGCTCGATTTATTGTCCTGAAGTGTTTGCATTGACATCTGGGGCAAGGGGCTCATGCTGGATTGGCCATAGGTATATTTTTGGTAGTTTGGGCTGGGTGAATTCAGGCTGGTGTTTGGCGGTGCAAACGAGTAGCATGGTGTCTGTTGCATCATGGCACCAGGTGAAGACTGGGTTGAAACAGTTAATGACGGTGGTGATGACAGGAGGTTGAGATTATCCAAAAGGTTTTCCATGTTTTCAGGATTGCTTATCTCTGACAGACTGGGCAGAGTAGAAGCCATCTTTGCAGCGGAGGGTGGGTACACCATTGAATGCACATCACCATCTCCAAGATCATCCTGTTCAGTCATAATGGGAGACAGTCTCCCACTAATAGTACTAGCATTTGAGCTAGTTCGAGGGCGAAATGTATTCCAGTTATCAAAGTCGTCATTGCTGTGAGAACCAGGGCTGGCAGGCCACTTAGAGAACTGAGACCCCGGGCTGTCCCCGGCACCCTCTGGACCAGACTGGAGGGATGCTTTTTT
The sequence above is a segment of the Eptesicus fuscus isolate TK198812 chromosome 8, DD_ASM_mEF_20220401, whole genome shotgun sequence genome. Coding sequences within it:
- the FOXO1 gene encoding forkhead box protein O1, encoding MAEAPQVVEIDPDFEPLPRPRSCTWPLPRPEFSQSSSATSSPAPSGSAAANSDAAAGLPSAAAVNADFMSNLSLLEESGDFPQAPGSVAAAAAAAAAVAAAAAAAAATGGLCGDFQGPEAGCLHPAPPQPPPPGPLSQHPPVPPAAAAAGPLAGQPRKSSSSRRNAWGNLSYADLITKAIESSAEKRLTLSQIYEWMVKSVPYFKDKGDSNSSAGWKNSIRHNLSLHSKFIRVQNEGTGKSSWWMLNPEGGKSGKSPRRRAASMDNNSKFSKSRGRAAKKKASLQSGPEGAGDSPGSQFSKWPASPGSHSNDDFDNWNTFRPRTSSNASTISGRLSPIMTEQDDLGDGDVHSMVYPPSAAKMASTLPSLSEISNPENMENLLDNLNLLSSPPSLTVSTQSSPGAMMQQTPCYSFAPPNTSLNSPSPNYQKYTYGQSSMSPLPQMSMQTLQDNKSSYGGMNQYNCAPGLLKELLTSDSPPHNDIMAPVDPGVAPPNSRALGQNVLMGPNSVMPSYGSQASHNKMLNPSSHSHPGHAQPTSAVNGRALPHAVNTMPHTSAMSRLAPVKTALPVPPPHPVQMSALGGYSSLSSCNGYGRMGILHQEKLPSDLDGMFIERLDCDMESIIRNDLMDGDTLDFNFDNVLPNQSFPHSVKTTTHSWVSG